The following are encoded in a window of Mycolicibacterium tusciae JS617 genomic DNA:
- the mraZ gene encoding division/cell wall cluster transcriptional repressor MraZ: MFLGTYTPKLDDKGRLTLPAKFRDALAGGLMVTKGQDHSLAVYPRAEFEKLARRASQASRSNPEARAFLRNLAAATDEQHPDTQGRITLSADHRRYANLSKDCVVIGSVDYLEIWDSAAWQEYQQSHEENFSAATDEALHDII, from the coding sequence ATGTTTCTCGGCACCTACACGCCAAAGCTCGATGACAAAGGGCGGCTCACATTGCCCGCCAAGTTCCGCGACGCGCTGGCAGGAGGGTTGATGGTCACCAAAGGCCAAGATCACAGCCTTGCCGTCTATCCGCGCGCGGAGTTCGAAAAGCTGGCACGACGGGCGTCGCAGGCATCGAGGAGCAATCCGGAGGCTCGGGCGTTCCTGCGAAATCTCGCCGCGGCCACTGACGAACAGCACCCCGACACACAAGGCCGGATCACCTTGTCGGCCGATCATCGTCGTTACGCCAACCTCTCGAAGGACTGTGTGGTGATCGGATCGGTCGACTACCTGGAAATCTGGGATTCGGCGGCGTGGCAGGAATACCAGCAGTCCCACGAAGAGAACTTCTCCGCGGCCACAGATGAAGCTCTGCACGACATCATCTGA
- a CDS encoding serine hydrolase domain-containing protein → MSTDAESATSGFPRPARETAVAQYDLAETPQVPGSNTAPLRVTRTRLSAIAGAAVLGVGVGMGATGCTFEPAGAEQVRFEPAALQAALNSVQRAGMPGIHAEVRSGDERWRGAAGVADLETGVPMRPEMRQRIGSITKTFTAAAVMQQVEQGRIRLDAPVGDYLPDLVPGERGRQITVRMLLNHTSGLAEYLPRAFPSLGSFPDPAGLSPESLDDNRFTEFGAAELIGMGVAAPATGAPGETPGMYSNTNYLLLGELLADTTGIPAEEYITANVIERAGLRDTGFPAGPAIEGPHPRMYESLFGKIDPPRDYSVYTMSWVMPGAGLVSTTEDLNLFYRKLLAGEIVTPSSLAQMQQTVRVVGMDGEQIDYGLGLHRVEVSGCGTFWGHDGTVFGALTSALTRADGARQVSIAMNLMRWNRLDAAGVPQPHPIDAALDDLHRRAMCG, encoded by the coding sequence ATGAGCACAGATGCCGAGTCCGCGACTTCCGGTTTCCCGCGTCCGGCCCGGGAAACTGCTGTCGCGCAATACGATCTCGCCGAAACCCCCCAGGTTCCCGGATCGAACACCGCGCCTCTACGAGTCACGCGGACGCGTCTTTCGGCGATTGCCGGGGCGGCCGTGCTGGGAGTCGGCGTGGGTATGGGGGCGACGGGCTGTACATTCGAACCGGCCGGTGCGGAACAGGTCCGATTCGAACCGGCAGCCCTGCAGGCCGCGCTGAACTCGGTACAGCGTGCCGGTATGCCGGGCATACATGCCGAAGTGCGCAGCGGCGATGAGCGGTGGCGTGGAGCCGCCGGGGTCGCAGACCTGGAGACCGGTGTTCCCATGCGCCCGGAAATGCGGCAACGCATCGGCAGTATCACCAAGACGTTCACCGCTGCGGCCGTGATGCAACAGGTGGAGCAGGGCCGGATCCGGCTCGACGCGCCGGTCGGCGATTACCTGCCCGATCTGGTGCCGGGTGAGCGCGGCCGGCAGATCACCGTGCGGATGCTGCTGAACCACACCAGCGGCCTCGCCGAATATCTACCTCGCGCATTCCCGTCGCTCGGTAGTTTCCCCGACCCGGCGGGCCTGTCCCCGGAGAGCCTGGACGACAACAGGTTCACCGAATTCGGCGCCGCCGAACTCATCGGTATGGGCGTCGCGGCACCGGCGACCGGCGCGCCCGGCGAAACCCCGGGGATGTACTCCAACACCAATTATCTTCTCCTGGGGGAGCTCCTGGCCGATACCACCGGAATACCGGCCGAGGAGTACATCACCGCGAACGTCATCGAGCGGGCCGGGTTACGCGATACCGGGTTTCCGGCCGGCCCGGCGATCGAGGGCCCGCATCCGCGAATGTACGAGTCGCTGTTCGGAAAGATCGACCCGCCGCGTGACTATAGCGTCTACACGATGTCGTGGGTGATGCCCGGCGCGGGACTGGTATCGACCACAGAGGATCTGAATCTCTTCTACCGCAAGCTGCTCGCGGGAGAGATTGTGACCCCGTCGTCGTTGGCGCAGATGCAGCAGACGGTGCGGGTTGTGGGCATGGACGGCGAGCAAATCGATTACGGGCTGGGCCTGCACCGGGTCGAGGTTTCCGGGTGCGGGACCTTCTGGGGTCACGACGGAACGGTGTTCGGCGCCCTGACGTCCGCACTGACCCGCGCCGACGGCGCACGCCAGGTTTCAATCGCGATGAACCTGATGCGCTGGAACCGGCTCGATGCCGCGGGAGTTCCGCAACCTCACCCGATCGACGCCGCACTGGACGACCTGCACCGTCGAGCGATGTGCGGTTGA
- a CDS encoding DUF3040 domain-containing protein, whose translation MPLSDHEQRMLDQIESALYAEDPKFASSVRGGTLRAPSTRRRLQGAALFVIGLAMLVAGIAIPATRIGDFAILSVIGFIVMFGGVVFAITGPRVAGGRDRSATDQVGQQRQKKAKGAGGSFTSRMEDRFRRRFDE comes from the coding sequence ATGCCACTCTCCGATCATGAGCAGCGCATGCTCGATCAGATCGAGAGCGCGCTCTATGCCGAGGACCCGAAGTTCGCTTCGAGCGTCCGCGGCGGGACGCTGCGCGCACCATCTACCCGGCGTCGACTGCAGGGTGCAGCGCTTTTCGTGATCGGACTGGCCATGCTGGTGGCGGGTATCGCGATCCCGGCCACCCGGATCGGCGACTTCGCGATCCTGTCCGTGATCGGGTTCATCGTGATGTTCGGCGGCGTCGTCTTTGCGATCACCGGCCCGCGGGTGGCCGGCGGCCGTGACCGTTCAGCCACCGACCAGGTCGGGCAGCAGCGGCAGAAGAAGGCCAAGGGCGCTGGCGGCTCGTTCACCAGTCGCATGGAGGACCGGTTCCGCCGCCGTTTCGACGAGTAG
- a CDS encoding LppM family (lipo)protein translates to MRAQHSRNRRLLSVVLLFLIVAPTLIGCVRVRASMTVSPDDRVSGQIVAAAKPRNADDKGPQLLNNLTFANKVAVSEYSRDDYVGSQAVFSDLTFAELPQLANMNRDAAGVDIALRRAGDLVILEGRVDLTSLSDSEADVTLSVSFPGEVTSTNGDQVSAEIVEWKLRPGVVSTMNAQARYTDPSARSFTGAAIWLAVGSFLVAAIIGGLAYHNRDQSPRVGEQRAS, encoded by the coding sequence GTGCGCGCCCAGCATTCCCGCAACCGTCGGCTGCTCTCCGTGGTGTTGCTGTTCCTCATCGTCGCGCCGACGCTCATCGGATGCGTACGCGTGAGGGCGTCGATGACGGTGTCGCCGGACGACAGGGTGTCGGGGCAGATCGTCGCGGCGGCCAAACCGCGCAACGCCGACGACAAGGGCCCGCAGCTGCTCAACAACCTGACGTTCGCCAACAAGGTGGCCGTGTCGGAGTACAGCCGCGACGACTACGTCGGTTCGCAGGCGGTGTTCTCCGACCTCACCTTCGCCGAACTTCCCCAGCTGGCCAATATGAATCGCGATGCCGCAGGGGTCGATATCGCACTACGGCGCGCTGGCGACCTGGTGATTCTCGAGGGCCGTGTCGACCTGACCTCACTGAGCGACTCCGAAGCCGATGTGACGCTGTCGGTGTCGTTCCCCGGCGAGGTGACATCGACCAATGGCGACCAGGTGTCCGCCGAAATTGTTGAGTGGAAATTGCGCCCCGGCGTGGTCAGCACGATGAACGCGCAGGCCCGTTACACCGATCCCAGCGCGCGCTCGTTCACCGGAGCGGCGATCTGGCTCGCAGTGGGGTCGTTCCTGGTCGCCGCGATCATCGGTGGACTCGCCTACCACAACCGTGACCAGTCGCCCCGCGTCGGGGAGCAACGCGCATCCTAG
- a CDS encoding UDP-N-acetylmuramoyl-L-alanyl-D-glutamate--2,6-diaminopimelate ligase has product MNLRPSHPVGSVLALLAEQVAAVPARGVRIPDIPITGVTLRSQDVVASDLFAALSGASSHGARYAADAVSRGASAILTDAAGVAEIGGDIDVPVLIHPDPRSVLGEVAAMVYGHPSEKLRVIGVTGTSGKTTTTYLVEAGLRSADRMPGLIGTVGIRIDGRDQPSALTTPEAPDLQALLAMMVEQGVDTVVMEVSSHALTLGRVDGVRFAIGGFTNLSRDHLDFHPTMQDYFDAKAQLFDPESATHASVSVVCVDDEAGRAIAALADHPVSVSATGRDADWRVDDVRILGAGSGGGAQEFVAVDPAGVHHGLSIALPGRYNVANCLLAVALLDAVGVSPEQAALGLRTARVPGRLETVDRGQPFLALVDYAHKPGALQAVLQTLREQGTGRLAVVFGAGGNRDAGKREPMGRVAAELADLVVVTDDNPRGEEPAAIRAAIIAGTLDSRAEVVEFGDRREAIDYAVAWAQPGDIVLVAGKGHEPGQTSHGVTRPFDDRDEVANALEALGHRP; this is encoded by the coding sequence ATGAACCTGCGTCCCAGCCACCCTGTCGGCAGCGTGCTCGCACTTCTTGCCGAGCAGGTGGCGGCGGTGCCGGCGCGCGGTGTCCGCATCCCTGACATCCCGATCACCGGGGTGACGCTGCGCAGCCAGGACGTGGTGGCCTCCGACCTGTTCGCCGCCCTGTCGGGCGCGTCGTCGCACGGCGCGCGCTACGCGGCTGACGCCGTTTCACGCGGGGCATCTGCGATCCTCACCGACGCCGCCGGAGTCGCCGAGATCGGCGGCGATATCGACGTTCCGGTCCTCATTCATCCGGATCCGCGCTCGGTGCTGGGCGAGGTCGCCGCCATGGTCTACGGGCATCCGTCGGAAAAGCTACGAGTCATCGGCGTCACCGGGACATCGGGCAAGACGACCACCACATATCTCGTCGAGGCCGGCCTGCGTTCGGCTGACCGGATGCCGGGGCTCATCGGGACGGTCGGCATCCGCATCGACGGGCGCGATCAGCCGAGCGCTCTGACCACGCCGGAAGCCCCTGATCTGCAGGCGTTGCTCGCCATGATGGTCGAACAGGGAGTCGACACCGTGGTCATGGAGGTGTCGAGCCATGCGCTGACCCTCGGACGCGTGGACGGCGTGCGGTTCGCGATCGGCGGATTCACCAATCTGTCCCGAGACCACCTGGACTTCCATCCGACGATGCAGGACTATTTCGACGCCAAGGCGCAATTGTTCGACCCCGAATCTGCAACGCACGCAAGCGTTTCGGTGGTGTGCGTCGACGACGAGGCCGGCCGCGCGATCGCCGCGCTCGCAGATCATCCGGTGTCCGTCAGCGCCACTGGGCGCGACGCCGATTGGCGGGTCGACGATGTGCGCATACTCGGCGCGGGCTCCGGCGGCGGTGCCCAGGAATTCGTTGCCGTTGATCCGGCCGGCGTACATCACGGGCTGAGCATCGCCTTGCCGGGCCGCTACAACGTGGCGAACTGTCTGCTGGCGGTGGCTCTGCTGGACGCCGTCGGGGTGTCGCCGGAGCAGGCGGCGCTCGGTCTGCGGACGGCCAGAGTTCCCGGCCGCCTGGAAACCGTCGACCGCGGACAACCGTTTCTCGCGCTGGTCGACTATGCGCACAAGCCCGGCGCTTTGCAGGCGGTGCTGCAGACGCTGCGCGAGCAAGGCACCGGGCGGCTGGCCGTGGTGTTCGGCGCCGGAGGTAATCGGGACGCGGGCAAGCGCGAACCGATGGGCCGGGTCGCCGCCGAACTGGCCGATCTCGTCGTGGTCACCGACGACAACCCCCGGGGCGAGGAGCCGGCGGCGATCCGAGCGGCCATCATCGCGGGCACGCTGGACAGCCGCGCAGAAGTCGTCGAGTTCGGCGACCGTCGCGAGGCCATCGACTACGCGGTCGCCTGGGCACAACCCGGTGACATCGTGCTCGTCGCGGGTAAAGGCCACGAGCCGGGACAAACCAGCCACGGCGTGACGCGGCCGTTTGACGACCGCGACGAGGTCGCCAACGCGCTCGAGGCGTTGGGGCACCGCCCGTGA
- a CDS encoding GNAT family N-acetyltransferase, whose product MATFLIDLSPSDMQRRLGDALAVYVDAMRYPRGTEDQRASMWLEHTQRVGWKAVAAVEVPEAPDRDKPDGSELASASLLGVAYGYCGAPDQWWQQQVVAGLHRVGADATRIAELMTSYFELTELHIHPRAQGRGLGEALARRLLADRAESQVLLSTPEINGEANRAWRLYRRLGFADIIRGYHFAGDPRAFAILGRALPL is encoded by the coding sequence TTGGCGACATTTCTGATCGATCTGTCGCCGAGCGATATGCAACGCCGGCTCGGTGACGCGCTCGCCGTCTATGTGGACGCGATGCGGTATCCGCGTGGCACCGAAGACCAGCGGGCATCGATGTGGCTCGAGCACACGCAACGGGTCGGCTGGAAGGCGGTCGCCGCCGTCGAGGTCCCGGAAGCCCCCGACCGGGACAAACCCGACGGGTCGGAGCTGGCGTCGGCGTCCCTGCTCGGCGTCGCGTACGGCTACTGCGGCGCACCGGACCAGTGGTGGCAGCAGCAGGTGGTCGCCGGCCTGCACCGCGTCGGCGCGGACGCCACGCGCATCGCCGAGCTGATGACGAGTTACTTCGAGCTGACCGAGTTGCACATCCATCCCCGCGCCCAGGGCCGCGGACTCGGTGAGGCACTCGCGCGCCGGCTGCTTGCGGACCGCGCCGAATCGCAAGTGCTGCTGTCCACACCCGAGATCAACGGAGAAGCGAACCGGGCCTGGCGGCTGTATCGCCGGCTCGGCTTCGCCGACATCATCCGCGGCTACCACTTCGCGGGCGACCCGCGGGCCTTCGCCATCCTCGGGCGGGCTTTGCCTCTCTGA
- a CDS encoding response regulator — protein MNAVPPVKVLLADDERLVRSGFKVLLDVEDDITVVGEATNGAEAVDLARSTRPDVVLMDIRMPTLDGIRATGRIAETVGLEQVRVLILTTYDTDDNVFEALQAGASGFLLKDAGPAELLHAIRVIAAGDALLAPRITRRLIGQFTAQRRAARSAEERLRVLTDREREVLALVGKGLSNNEIGAALFLSPATARTHVSRAMAKLGARDRAQLVVIAYQTGLCDSAS, from the coding sequence GTGAACGCCGTACCGCCGGTCAAGGTTCTGCTCGCCGACGACGAACGGCTGGTGCGTTCGGGTTTCAAGGTTCTGCTGGATGTGGAGGACGACATCACGGTCGTCGGGGAAGCCACCAACGGTGCGGAAGCCGTCGACCTGGCCCGCAGTACCCGGCCCGATGTCGTGCTCATGGATATCCGAATGCCGACCCTGGACGGGATCCGCGCCACCGGTCGGATCGCCGAAACGGTCGGGCTGGAGCAGGTCCGGGTTCTGATCCTCACCACCTACGACACCGACGACAATGTCTTCGAGGCGCTCCAGGCCGGCGCGAGCGGGTTCCTACTCAAGGACGCGGGCCCGGCCGAACTTCTGCACGCCATCCGCGTCATCGCCGCCGGTGACGCGCTGCTCGCGCCCCGCATCACCCGCCGACTCATCGGCCAGTTCACCGCACAACGCCGGGCCGCACGGTCGGCGGAGGAACGGCTGAGGGTGCTGACCGATCGGGAGCGCGAGGTTCTTGCGCTGGTGGGAAAGGGCTTGAGCAACAACGAGATCGGCGCCGCCCTGTTCCTCAGTCCGGCCACTGCCCGTACCCATGTCAGCCGTGCGATGGCGAAACTGGGCGCTCGGGACCGCGCACAGTTGGTTGTGATCGCGTATCAGACAGGGTTGTGTGATTCGGCTTCCTAG
- the idsA2 gene encoding bifunctional (2E,6E)-farnesyl/geranyl diphosphate synthase yields the protein MYAAAPSAVELTKAVTEQLRAYLAARRSECAYIGADYGELTAALEEFVLRGGKRLRPAFAYWGWRAVAENPNDSDEEHALRLFSALELLHACALVHDDVIDASATRRGLPTVHRLFSEKHRTHDWHGNSDQFGISAAILLGDLSLVWADDIVATADLPIEAHRRVHRIWGAIRTEVLGGQYLDIVAEASGAESVASAMTVNVYKTASYTISRPLQLGVAAAADRPDVQAAFHELGTNLGVAFQLRDDVLGVFGDPAVTGKPSGDDLRSGKRTVLLAEAVELAEKHDPVGAKVLRTSIGTELSDAQVKDLCLIIESVGALAAVEDRIDALTRRALAILAASAIDTQAKIGISELARLAANRSA from the coding sequence GTGTATGCAGCGGCACCGTCAGCCGTCGAGTTGACCAAAGCCGTCACCGAGCAACTGCGCGCTTATCTTGCCGCGCGCCGCAGCGAGTGTGCCTATATAGGCGCCGATTACGGCGAACTGACCGCGGCGCTCGAAGAATTCGTGCTTCGCGGCGGTAAACGGCTGCGGCCGGCGTTTGCGTACTGGGGCTGGCGAGCCGTCGCCGAAAATCCCAATGACTCCGATGAGGAGCACGCACTGCGCCTTTTCTCCGCGCTCGAGTTGCTGCATGCGTGTGCCCTGGTCCACGACGACGTCATCGACGCTTCGGCGACCCGGCGCGGCCTGCCCACCGTGCATCGGCTGTTCTCGGAAAAGCACCGCACCCACGACTGGCACGGGAATTCGGACCAGTTCGGAATATCGGCGGCGATCCTGCTTGGCGACCTATCACTGGTGTGGGCCGACGACATCGTCGCCACGGCCGATCTGCCGATCGAGGCGCACCGCCGCGTGCACCGAATCTGGGGCGCGATCCGCACCGAGGTCCTCGGCGGCCAGTATCTCGACATCGTGGCCGAGGCCAGCGGCGCCGAATCGGTGGCATCGGCGATGACCGTGAACGTCTACAAGACTGCGTCGTACACGATTTCGCGCCCATTGCAGTTGGGTGTCGCGGCGGCGGCGGACCGTCCGGATGTGCAGGCGGCCTTCCACGAGCTGGGCACCAACCTTGGCGTCGCCTTTCAACTGCGCGACGACGTGCTCGGCGTGTTCGGCGACCCCGCGGTCACCGGCAAGCCCTCCGGTGACGACCTGCGCTCCGGAAAGCGGACCGTGCTGCTGGCCGAGGCGGTCGAACTGGCCGAGAAGCACGATCCGGTGGGGGCCAAAGTACTGCGGACGTCCATCGGCACGGAGCTGTCCGACGCGCAGGTGAAAGATCTGTGCCTGATCATCGAATCGGTTGGTGCACTCGCCGCCGTCGAGGACCGTATCGATGCGCTGACCCGCAGAGCGCTGGCAATCCTGGCCGCGTCAGCGATCGACACGCAGGCCAAGATCGGCATCTCCGAGCTCGCCAGATTGGCCGCTAACCGGTCAGCCTGA
- the rsmH gene encoding 16S rRNA (cytosine(1402)-N(4))-methyltransferase RsmH produces the protein MPDHIPVLLDRCVELLAPALTRNGPDGSGAVLVDATLGAGGHAERFLTQFPALRLVGLDRDPNALWLAGERLSGFGDRVLLVRTRYDGIEGALEQSGYWAGSDDFSVAGILFDLGVSSMQLDRTERGFSYASDAPLDMRMDPDAPLTAADVLNTYDERALARLLREFGEERFASRIASRITRRRASRPFSTTAELVELLYQAIPAPARRTGGHPAKRTFQALRIAVNGELDSLRDALPAALAALTPGGRIVVMAYQSLEDRIVKNQFAAATASKTPPGLPVELPGHEPEFVSLTRGAERAGAEEIALNPRSASVRLRALEKVGESR, from the coding sequence ATGCCCGACCACATCCCCGTTCTGCTCGACCGCTGTGTCGAACTCCTGGCTCCGGCACTGACCCGCAATGGTCCCGATGGCAGTGGCGCCGTGCTCGTCGACGCCACCCTCGGCGCAGGCGGCCATGCCGAGCGGTTCCTCACCCAGTTCCCCGCCCTGCGGCTGGTCGGCCTGGATCGCGATCCGAACGCCCTCTGGCTCGCGGGCGAGCGGTTGTCCGGGTTCGGCGACCGTGTGCTGCTGGTGCGCACCCGCTACGACGGGATCGAAGGCGCGCTGGAGCAATCCGGTTACTGGGCAGGCAGCGACGACTTCTCGGTTGCCGGCATCCTCTTCGACCTCGGGGTCTCGTCCATGCAACTCGACCGCACCGAGCGCGGTTTCTCCTACGCGTCGGACGCGCCCCTTGATATGAGGATGGACCCGGATGCGCCGCTGACCGCGGCCGACGTCCTCAACACCTACGACGAGCGGGCACTGGCACGCCTGCTGCGCGAATTCGGCGAGGAGCGCTTCGCCAGTCGTATTGCGTCGCGGATCACCCGCAGGCGCGCCAGCCGACCGTTCTCGACCACCGCTGAGCTGGTGGAGTTGTTGTACCAGGCGATTCCAGCACCGGCCCGCCGGACCGGCGGCCATCCGGCCAAGCGGACCTTTCAGGCGTTGCGCATCGCCGTCAACGGCGAGCTGGACTCGCTACGGGACGCGTTGCCCGCCGCGCTGGCGGCGCTTACCCCGGGCGGCCGGATCGTGGTGATGGCCTACCAATCTTTGGAGGACCGCATCGTGAAGAACCAGTTCGCGGCGGCCACCGCCTCCAAGACGCCACCCGGCCTTCCGGTCGAATTACCCGGGCATGAACCCGAATTCGTCTCCTTGACCCGCGGTGCCGAGCGCGCCGGGGCCGAGGAGATCGCATTGAATCCGCGTAGCGCATCTGTGCGGCTACGGGCGCTGGAGAAGGTGGGGGAGTCACGATGA
- a CDS encoding peptidoglycan D,D-transpeptidase FtsI family protein produces MSRGKGSAPGAGKSKSRATVKTQERSARSRRTRTAASDSGLRSASFVFRHRVGNAVIFLVLIVAAAQLFNLQVPRAEGLRAEAASQLKVTDVDQAVRGAIVDRNNDKLAFTIEARALTFQPVKVRKLWAEAQAKTSEAPDPDARMRDIAAEIALRLNNKPNAATVMKKLKSNESFVYLARAVDPAIADAITSKFPEVGSERQDLRQYPGGSLAANIVGGIDWDGHGLLGMEDSLDAVLAGADGSVTYDRGSDGVVIPGSYRNRHDAVDGSTVMLTLDDDIQFYVQQQVQQAKDLSGAKNASAVVLDAKTGEVLAMANDSTFDPSQDIGRQEHRQLGNPAVSSPFEPGSVNKIITAASVIEYGLSNPDEVLQVPGSINMGGVTVGDAWEHGTMPYTTTGIFGKSSNVGTLMLAQRLGPERYAEMVRKFGLGQRTGVGLPGESAGLVPPIDQWSGSTFSNLPIGQGLSMSLLQMTGMYQAIANDGVRIPPRILKSTIAPDGTRTDEPRPAGVRVVSAQTAQTVRQMLRATLQRDPMGVQQGTGSQGAVEGYQLSGKTGTAQQINPGCGCYYDDVYWITFAGIATTDDPRYVIGVMMDNPHRTADGQPGTTAAPLFHNIAAWLLQRENVPLSPEGPRLTLQAD; encoded by the coding sequence ATGAGCCGCGGCAAGGGCTCCGCGCCCGGTGCCGGTAAGTCGAAGTCGCGCGCGACGGTGAAGACGCAGGAACGGTCCGCACGGTCCCGGCGCACCCGCACCGCGGCGTCCGACAGCGGCCTGCGCAGCGCGTCGTTCGTGTTCCGGCATCGAGTCGGCAACGCCGTCATCTTCCTGGTGCTGATCGTCGCCGCGGCGCAGTTGTTCAACCTCCAGGTGCCGCGGGCCGAAGGCCTGCGCGCCGAGGCGGCGAGCCAGCTCAAGGTCACCGATGTCGACCAGGCCGTACGTGGGGCGATCGTGGACCGCAACAACGACAAGCTGGCATTCACGATCGAAGCGCGCGCGCTGACGTTCCAGCCGGTCAAGGTGCGCAAGCTGTGGGCCGAGGCGCAGGCGAAGACATCTGAGGCGCCGGATCCGGACGCCAGGATGCGCGACATCGCCGCCGAAATCGCCCTGCGGCTGAACAACAAGCCCAATGCCGCCACGGTGATGAAGAAGCTCAAGAGCAACGAGTCATTCGTCTACCTCGCCCGCGCGGTCGATCCGGCCATCGCCGATGCCATCACCTCCAAATTCCCCGAAGTCGGCTCGGAGCGTCAGGATCTGCGGCAGTACCCGGGTGGATCGCTCGCGGCCAACATCGTCGGTGGAATCGACTGGGACGGCCACGGCCTGCTGGGGATGGAGGACTCGCTGGATGCGGTCCTGGCCGGGGCCGACGGTTCGGTCACCTATGACCGCGGCTCCGACGGTGTCGTGATCCCGGGAAGCTATCGCAACCGCCACGATGCGGTCGACGGGTCGACGGTCATGCTGACCCTCGACGACGACATCCAGTTCTACGTGCAGCAGCAAGTCCAGCAGGCCAAAGACCTCTCCGGTGCCAAGAACGCGTCAGCCGTGGTGCTGGACGCGAAAACCGGTGAGGTGCTTGCGATGGCGAACGACAGCACCTTCGATCCAAGCCAGGACATCGGGCGCCAGGAACACCGGCAACTGGGCAACCCCGCGGTGTCGTCGCCGTTCGAACCAGGATCGGTCAACAAGATCATCACCGCCGCGTCGGTGATCGAGTACGGACTGTCGAACCCCGACGAGGTGCTGCAGGTGCCGGGCTCGATCAATATGGGCGGTGTCACCGTCGGCGATGCCTGGGAGCACGGCACCATGCCGTACACCACCACCGGCATCTTCGGGAAGTCCTCCAACGTCGGCACGCTGATGCTGGCCCAGCGTCTCGGGCCGGAGCGTTACGCCGAGATGGTCCGCAAGTTCGGTCTCGGGCAGCGCACCGGTGTCGGACTGCCGGGCGAGAGTGCGGGCCTGGTCCCGCCGATCGATCAGTGGTCGGGTAGCACGTTCTCCAACTTGCCTATCGGGCAAGGCCTTTCGATGTCATTGCTACAAATGACGGGTATGTACCAGGCGATCGCCAACGACGGTGTGCGCATCCCCCCGCGCATCCTCAAATCCACCATCGCTCCCGACGGCACCCGCACCGACGAACCCCGGCCCGCAGGGGTGCGCGTGGTATCGGCGCAGACCGCGCAGACGGTGCGGCAGATGCTGCGCGCAACGCTGCAACGCGATCCGATGGGCGTCCAGCAGGGCACCGGATCGCAGGGTGCCGTCGAGGGCTACCAGCTCTCCGGTAAGACGGGTACCGCCCAGCAGATCAACCCCGGGTGCGGCTGCTACTACGACGACGTCTACTGGATCACCTTCGCGGGCATCGCCACGACCGACGATCCGCGCTACGTCATCGGCGTGATGATGGACAACCCGCACCGCACCGCCGACGGCCAGCCCGGGACGACGGCGGCGCCGCTGTTCCACAACATCGCCGCCTGGCTGCTCCAGCGCGAGAACGTGCCGCTCTCACCCGAAGGCCCGCGGCTGACGCTGCAGGCAGACTGA